The Echinicola rosea genome has a segment encoding these proteins:
- a CDS encoding YqgE/AlgH family protein: MEEKKHINPKSGQLLISEPFLQDENFVRSVVLLCECNENGSFGLVLNKLSILRIKDLLDDLEFLDMDVFVGGPVEQNTLHFIYWGDAVIEGSVELTKDLYWGGNFEEFIMKYKAGQINLDHFRFFIGYSGWSSGQLEEELAEKTWIICEDIDAEAIFSSAPDDLWRVALRNMGGDFQVLANYPIDPRLN, encoded by the coding sequence ATGGAGGAAAAAAAGCACATAAACCCCAAGTCTGGACAGTTGCTCATATCAGAGCCATTTTTGCAAGATGAGAATTTTGTGAGGTCTGTTGTATTGTTATGTGAATGCAATGAAAATGGATCTTTTGGTCTTGTGTTGAACAAACTTTCTATTCTGAGGATTAAGGACTTACTTGATGACCTTGAGTTTTTGGACATGGATGTGTTTGTGGGCGGTCCCGTGGAGCAAAACACTCTTCACTTTATTTATTGGGGAGATGCAGTGATTGAGGGTAGTGTAGAGTTGACCAAAGATTTGTATTGGGGAGGGAATTTTGAAGAGTTTATAATGAAATATAAAGCTGGTCAAATAAACTTAGACCATTTTCGGTTTTTCATTGGGTATTCCGGATGGTCCAGTGGTCAGCTGGAGGAAGAGTTGGCCGAAAAGACTTGGATAATATGTGAAGACATTGATGCAGAGGCTATATTCAGTTCTGCACCCGATGATCTTTGGCGGGTGGCGTTGAGGAATATGGGCGGTGATTTCCAAGTGTTGGCAAATTATCCTATTGACCCAAGATTAAATTAA
- a CDS encoding cold-shock protein — protein sequence MARSNNSFIKKQKADRKAKKKKEKLENRLEKKKQESSGKLEDMIAYVDEFGNISDTPPEPPQEKDKKKNSGAASAD from the coding sequence ATGGCAAGATCTAACAATAGTTTTATTAAAAAGCAGAAAGCAGACCGGAAGGCAAAGAAGAAAAAAGAAAAGTTGGAAAACCGCCTAGAAAAAAAGAAACAAGAAAGTAGCGGTAAACTTGAAGATATGATTGCCTACGTGGATGAATTTGGAAACATATCAGATACACCACCTGAGCCACCTCAAGAGAAAGACAAGAAGAAAAATTCTGGTGCTGCATCAGCTGACTAA
- a CDS encoding DUF2911 domain-containing protein produces MKKPTIARCSFLLVFALLLSAGAFAQDEKPKSPPATATGEVNGANITIKYHAPSVRGRAIWGDLVPFGEVWRAGANDATTFETDKDIKIEGKPLPAGKYSFFIIAGQTESVFIFNSVAKQWGAYDYDESKDVLRVTVPSQETSTMEEQLVYEVVEDGFEVRWEYGKGKAHIE; encoded by the coding sequence ATGAAAAAACCTACTATCGCACGATGCAGTTTTTTGCTCGTTTTCGCACTCTTGTTGAGTGCAGGCGCATTTGCTCAAGATGAAAAACCCAAAAGCCCTCCAGCGACAGCCACTGGAGAAGTCAACGGGGCAAACATCACCATTAAATACCATGCCCCAAGCGTAAGAGGAAGGGCAATATGGGGTGATTTGGTACCTTTTGGCGAAGTATGGAGAGCAGGTGCCAACGATGCCACTACCTTCGAAACCGACAAAGATATCAAGATCGAGGGAAAGCCATTGCCTGCTGGTAAATACAGCTTCTTCATCATCGCTGGGCAAACCGAATCGGTATTTATTTTCAATAGTGTCGCCAAACAATGGGGGGCATATGATTATGATGAATCCAAGGATGTCCTTCGTGTGACAGTACCATCCCAAGAAACCTCTACCATGGAGGAACAGCTAGTTTATGAAGTAGTGGAAGATGGTTTTGAAGTCCGTTGGGAATACGGAAAAGGTAAAGCGCACATCGAATAA
- a CDS encoding OmpP1/FadL family transporter, whose product MKSFVMASLILSFFCLKTFGQSNHYWTRNYGSESMLLNGSVIGGVTDLGAVYYNPARLALTENPAFIISADVYELNSYKIEDAIGNRKDLTQSSFGGAPSLAAGTVDMKENSRSTFAYAILLRYNNDFGFSYRDEVTRNILPNVPGDELFEGELNVTNNLKDHWFGGSWAYTLKDNFSIGVSLFGSRAEASKGNVFDMTALDANSDISKYDYNRGYSFQSYGVLAKLGAAYSTGKMDLGMTITTPRAHLFGSGTYNYNLYFAAPDESGIEDIYANSYQSDLEINLKSPLSIGLGASYHIAKNKVIHFSGEYFGNVKSYSILEAAPHEMQSKPDSTIYFNLTDSRKSIANAGLGVEWFLSEKVSFYGGFSTDFNAAAENTVSFVTQEPTATNISFDANFYHVAGGVLLKFKGAEFTLGATHTSGKTDFDKPINFPTDNDPSIVDIANDGRMLWDRWQFIVSVSVPFLKDYVDKLEDKIF is encoded by the coding sequence ATGAAATCATTTGTCATGGCATCGCTAATCTTGAGCTTTTTTTGTCTCAAGACATTTGGCCAAAGCAATCACTATTGGACCAGAAATTATGGGAGTGAATCCATGTTGCTGAACGGCTCTGTCATTGGCGGTGTCACTGATCTGGGAGCGGTATATTACAATCCCGCCAGACTGGCCCTTACCGAAAACCCCGCCTTCATCATCAGTGCTGATGTCTATGAGTTAAACTCTTATAAAATCGAGGATGCCATTGGCAACAGAAAAGACCTGACACAATCTTCCTTTGGAGGCGCCCCTTCCCTAGCTGCTGGAACGGTGGACATGAAAGAAAACTCAAGATCAACTTTTGCCTACGCTATATTATTACGGTACAACAATGATTTTGGCTTTTCATATCGTGATGAAGTGACGAGAAATATACTGCCAAACGTCCCAGGAGATGAATTATTCGAAGGTGAACTAAACGTGACCAATAACCTAAAAGATCATTGGTTTGGCGGAAGCTGGGCCTATACACTCAAAGATAATTTCAGTATTGGAGTTTCCTTATTTGGTTCTCGTGCAGAAGCCTCTAAGGGAAATGTGTTTGACATGACCGCATTGGATGCAAATTCGGACATCAGCAAGTATGATTATAATCGTGGATATTCATTTCAGAGTTATGGCGTGCTGGCCAAGCTTGGTGCAGCCTATTCCACCGGAAAAATGGATTTGGGCATGACCATTACCACACCAAGGGCACATCTATTCGGATCAGGAACCTACAACTACAATTTGTACTTCGCCGCGCCGGATGAAAGTGGTATCGAAGACATTTATGCCAACAGCTACCAGAGTGACCTGGAAATTAACCTCAAGTCCCCCTTGTCCATTGGGCTTGGTGCCAGTTACCATATCGCAAAAAATAAGGTCATCCATTTCAGTGGGGAGTATTTTGGAAATGTGAAAAGTTATAGCATCCTGGAGGCTGCCCCCCATGAAATGCAAAGCAAGCCTGACTCAACAATCTATTTCAATCTTACGGATAGTCGCAAGAGCATAGCCAATGCAGGCCTCGGCGTGGAATGGTTTCTGAGCGAAAAAGTAAGCTTTTATGGTGGATTCAGCACCGACTTTAACGCCGCTGCAGAAAATACCGTGAGTTTTGTCACCCAAGAGCCCACGGCTACCAATATATCCTTTGATGCCAATTTTTACCATGTAGCAGGTGGGGTATTGCTGAAATTTAAAGGTGCAGAATTTACCCTTGGTGCTACCCATACCAGTGGCAAAACGGATTTTGATAAACCTATCAATTTCCCTACCGACAATGACCCTTCAATAGTGGATATTGCGAATGACGGAAGGATGCTCTGGGACCGTTGGCAATTCATCGTTTCTGTCTCTGTCCCCTTCCTCAAGGACTATGTAGATAAGCTCGAGGACAAGATATTTTAA
- the mnmA gene encoding tRNA 2-thiouridine(34) synthase MnmA gives MSTKKRVVVGLSGGVDSSVAAYLLQEQGYEVIGMFMKNWHDESVTISNECPWMEDSTDAMLVAEKLGIPFQAIDLSEEYRERIVDYMFAEYKAGRTPNPDVLCNREIKFDIFLKAAQKLKADFVATGHYCQKGETQVDGKTVYQLLAGADNNKDQSYFLCQLSQDQLAKALFPIGHLQKSAVRKLAKEQDLITADKKDSQGLCFIGKVRLPDFLQQQLKPKKGDIIIIPEDLAIYQNQRIPAGMEASDLDQETLDQLCLPVKHQAGQGKKVAEHNGAHYFTVGQRKGLNVGGTGKPLFVIETNTAQNIIYTGLGEEHPGLLRNGLFVPANDVHWIREDLRLTPGQSMKYLARIRYRQPLSGATLIMKEKGLYVLFDNPQKGIAAGQFVAWYDGEESIGSGVIA, from the coding sequence ATGAGCACAAAAAAAAGAGTAGTTGTCGGCCTTTCAGGAGGCGTGGACAGTTCTGTAGCCGCTTACCTTTTGCAAGAGCAAGGCTACGAAGTCATCGGCATGTTTATGAAAAACTGGCACGATGAATCCGTCACCATTTCAAACGAATGTCCATGGATGGAAGACAGTACGGACGCCATGCTGGTAGCAGAAAAACTCGGCATTCCGTTTCAGGCCATTGACCTGAGTGAGGAATACAGGGAGCGGATCGTTGATTATATGTTTGCTGAATATAAGGCCGGCCGTACCCCAAATCCCGACGTGCTCTGCAATAGGGAAATCAAATTCGACATCTTCCTGAAAGCGGCCCAAAAGCTGAAAGCTGATTTTGTGGCCACTGGTCATTATTGCCAAAAAGGAGAAACCCAAGTGGATGGAAAAACCGTGTACCAACTGCTCGCCGGTGCTGACAACAATAAAGACCAGAGCTATTTCCTATGCCAGCTTAGTCAAGATCAATTGGCAAAGGCACTTTTTCCCATCGGTCATTTGCAAAAATCGGCGGTTCGAAAACTTGCCAAAGAGCAAGACCTGATTACTGCTGACAAAAAAGACAGCCAAGGGCTTTGCTTTATTGGGAAAGTAAGGTTGCCTGATTTTTTGCAACAGCAACTCAAACCCAAAAAGGGTGATATTATCATTATTCCAGAAGATTTGGCCATCTACCAAAATCAACGAATCCCTGCCGGTATGGAAGCCAGTGATCTCGATCAGGAAACGCTGGATCAGCTATGCCTTCCAGTCAAACATCAAGCCGGTCAAGGCAAAAAAGTAGCAGAACATAATGGTGCCCACTACTTCACTGTAGGACAGCGGAAAGGTCTAAATGTCGGTGGTACGGGAAAGCCTTTGTTTGTTATAGAAACCAACACAGCGCAAAATATCATCTATACCGGATTAGGGGAAGAACATCCCGGACTCCTCCGAAATGGGCTTTTTGTGCCCGCAAATGATGTTCATTGGATCAGGGAAGACCTAAGATTGACCCCGGGTCAATCGATGAAATACCTGGCTAGAATCCGATACAGACAACCCTTAAGTGGAGCCACCCTGATCATGAAGGAAAAGGGGCTCTATGTACTGTTTGACAATCCTCAAAAAGGAATCGCCGCAGGACAGTTTGTGGCATGGTATGATGGTGAAGAGAGCATTGGTTCGGGCGTGATTGCTTAA
- a CDS encoding NIPSNAP family protein yields the protein MNSKLTIIFVLCFLASIKWGNGQSRDVFEIKIYHISTTAQEASIDQFLEEAYIPAMHQKGIAHIGVYKPLDSDSLAGKRVYVFTPFPSTDEYMEMATTLHLTDLPHARPYQNAPHDDAPYDRIETLLLKAFSGMPHYEVPNLNGEKSQRIYELRSYESPTEQLFHNKVDMFNNGEIAIFDRLGFNAVFYGEVIAGPKMPNLMYMTSFDNMAAEKAAWEAFGSDEAWIALRDDKRYQNNVSHIDITLLKPTVYSEL from the coding sequence ATGAACAGTAAACTTACCATTATTTTCGTGCTATGCTTTTTGGCCTCCATAAAATGGGGAAATGGACAGAGCAGAGATGTTTTTGAGATCAAGATCTATCATATCAGTACCACTGCACAAGAGGCTTCAATCGATCAATTTCTAGAGGAAGCATATATTCCAGCAATGCACCAGAAAGGTATCGCGCACATTGGGGTCTATAAGCCATTGGACAGTGATAGTCTAGCCGGCAAGCGAGTGTATGTTTTCACCCCCTTTCCATCTACAGACGAGTATATGGAGATGGCCACCACATTACATTTAACCGACTTGCCCCATGCCCGTCCCTATCAAAACGCACCGCATGATGACGCCCCTTATGATCGAATCGAAACGCTCCTTTTAAAAGCCTTTAGCGGGATGCCTCACTATGAAGTTCCAAATCTCAACGGGGAAAAGAGTCAGCGGATATATGAGCTAAGAAGTTACGAAAGTCCTACAGAACAATTATTCCACAACAAAGTGGACATGTTCAACAACGGTGAGATTGCGATTTTTGATCGCTTGGGATTCAACGCGGTTTTTTATGGAGAAGTCATTGCCGGCCCCAAAATGCCTAACCTCATGTACATGACCTCCTTTGACAACATGGCCGCAGAAAAAGCCGCTTGGGAGGCATTTGGAAGTGATGAAGCTTGGATAGCCCTTAGGGATGACAAACGCTATCAAAACAACGTCTCGCACATTGATATCACCCTTCTAAAACCTACTGTATATTCTGAACTATAA
- a CDS encoding DUF349 domain-containing protein → MENDKEISEENKVTQQPVENTDLGNQSEPKSESSQETEEQHEEDHHDQDDHHEEEHHVDYGSFSKKQLLSALKELIEKGRYIKDDHVANDIKAHFEEDHFNKEKEEALKDFVRDGGAEDDFFYKQSEDDKMFFALYGEFKNRRSSKIKEQEEEKEKNLYAKNQILERLRELVDGEETTHSISTIKEIQQEWKDIGPVPGAQNKNLWASYNALMDRFYDNRSIYFELKELDRKKNLEGKLELCEKAEALDSEGDLRTAIRALNELHEEFKHIGPVPREEQETVWQRFKAASDAIYAKRKAYYESQKEVFKENQTKKEELIHKLDDFKDFKANRIKEWNVKTKEILSIQKEWEAIGPVPRECGREINRGFWGAFKQFFHNKNLFFKELDEIRRINKEKAEELIKVAESLKDSTDWQNTSNALIKLQQDWKKLGPTPEKVRDDLYKRFKTACDTFFDNRREANKEINKEFDKNLELKEAVCEKIKALPESEEFTVENLEKFVAEYNAIGFVPRKNIKEIAAKFNEAVETCVEKLDTDGENREEFLFRLNLNKIQGDPNSDRVFNKKEHGIRKQISDLENNITLWKNNLEFFASSKTADKLKNQFDEKIEKAEEEIDKLKKKLSILREF, encoded by the coding sequence ATGGAGAACGATAAGGAAATATCAGAAGAAAACAAGGTGACCCAACAACCGGTAGAAAATACCGATTTGGGTAATCAGAGTGAACCGAAAAGTGAATCGAGTCAAGAAACCGAGGAGCAACATGAGGAGGACCATCATGATCAAGACGATCATCATGAGGAGGAGCATCATGTAGATTACGGTAGTTTCAGTAAGAAACAGCTGTTATCAGCACTTAAGGAGTTGATAGAAAAAGGCAGATATATAAAGGATGATCATGTAGCCAATGATATCAAAGCCCATTTTGAAGAGGATCACTTTAATAAAGAGAAAGAAGAAGCGCTAAAGGATTTCGTTAGGGATGGTGGTGCCGAGGATGACTTTTTCTATAAGCAAAGTGAAGATGATAAGATGTTTTTTGCGCTATATGGGGAGTTTAAAAACCGCCGGAGCTCAAAAATAAAAGAACAAGAGGAAGAGAAGGAGAAAAACCTTTACGCTAAGAACCAGATTCTCGAAAGGCTTAGAGAGCTAGTAGATGGTGAAGAAACCACACATAGCATCAGTACCATCAAGGAAATACAACAGGAATGGAAAGATATCGGTCCAGTTCCTGGAGCACAAAACAAGAACCTTTGGGCATCCTATAATGCATTAATGGATCGCTTTTATGACAATAGGAGTATTTATTTCGAGTTAAAAGAGCTCGATCGGAAAAAGAACCTGGAAGGTAAGCTGGAGTTGTGCGAAAAAGCCGAAGCCCTGGATAGTGAGGGAGATTTACGGACAGCGATCAGGGCCTTAAATGAACTCCATGAGGAGTTTAAACATATAGGTCCGGTGCCGAGGGAAGAGCAGGAGACGGTATGGCAGCGGTTTAAGGCTGCTTCAGATGCGATTTATGCAAAAAGAAAGGCCTATTACGAAAGCCAGAAAGAAGTATTCAAGGAAAACCAAACGAAGAAAGAGGAACTGATCCATAAACTTGACGATTTTAAAGATTTCAAAGCCAATCGTATTAAGGAATGGAATGTAAAAACCAAGGAAATTCTATCGATCCAAAAGGAGTGGGAGGCCATTGGTCCAGTGCCAAGAGAATGTGGAAGAGAGATAAACAGAGGCTTTTGGGGCGCATTTAAGCAGTTTTTCCATAATAAAAACCTTTTCTTTAAAGAACTTGATGAAATCAGAAGGATCAATAAAGAGAAAGCCGAGGAGCTCATAAAGGTAGCAGAATCCCTCAAAGACAGCACGGATTGGCAGAATACCTCCAATGCCCTTATCAAGCTCCAACAGGATTGGAAAAAGCTTGGTCCAACACCTGAAAAAGTCAGGGATGATCTTTATAAAAGATTTAAGACGGCTTGCGATACGTTTTTCGACAACAGGAGGGAGGCCAATAAAGAAATCAATAAAGAGTTTGATAAAAATTTAGAGCTTAAGGAAGCTGTCTGCGAAAAGATAAAGGCACTGCCGGAGAGTGAAGAATTTACTGTCGAAAATCTTGAGAAGTTTGTAGCAGAATATAATGCTATTGGTTTTGTTCCGCGCAAAAACATCAAGGAAATAGCCGCTAAATTCAATGAAGCAGTGGAGACTTGTGTCGAAAAACTGGATACAGATGGTGAAAACAGGGAAGAGTTCCTGTTCAGGCTAAACCTCAACAAGATTCAAGGTGATCCCAACAGTGATCGAGTCTTTAATAAAAAGGAACATGGTATCCGGAAGCAGATTTCTGACCTCGAAAACAATATTACACTTTGGAAAAATAACCTTGAGTTTTTTGCTTCTTCCAAGACAGCAGATAAGTTGAAAAATCAATTTGATGAGAAAATTGAAAAAGCGGAAGAAGAAATCGATAAGCTCAAGAAAAAATTATCTATTCTGAGAGAATTTTAA
- a CDS encoding CsbD family protein, translating to MANDLKLKGNWNELKGKLKAKYGELTEDDLMYAEGQEDQLLGKLQKKTGESVEDLKKFLFAEDENKNQ from the coding sequence ATGGCTAACGACTTGAAATTAAAAGGAAATTGGAACGAACTGAAAGGTAAATTAAAAGCCAAATATGGCGAACTTACTGAGGACGATCTAATGTATGCAGAAGGTCAGGAAGACCAACTTCTCGGTAAACTCCAAAAGAAAACTGGGGAATCCGTAGAGGATCTAAAGAAATTCCTGTTTGCCGAGGACGAAAATAAAAATCAATAA
- a CDS encoding DUF7218 family protein, which translates to MGKDHGPNIKNDEQYEALRDQGMSKSKAARIANTPDAGKKGGRSRPYEEWTKDDLYEQAKKVNIQGRSKMDKKQLIKALRTD; encoded by the coding sequence ATGGGCAAAGACCACGGTCCAAATATTAAAAATGACGAACAATACGAAGCCCTGAGAGACCAGGGAATGAGTAAAAGTAAAGCTGCCAGGATAGCCAATACACCAGACGCTGGCAAAAAAGGGGGCAGATCAAGGCCCTACGAAGAATGGACCAAAGATGACCTGTATGAACAGGCCAAAAAAGTGAATATCCAAGGTCGAAGCAAAATGGATAAAAAACAATTGATCAAAGCACTTAGAACCGATTGA
- the hrpB gene encoding ATP-dependent helicase HrpB, with protein MYQVPFDPSTTNLPVVEIIPQVKQQLAHNNTLILHAPPGAGKSTLIPLVLKDEPWLQCKKILMLEPRRLAAKSIATRMASLLKEPVGLNVGYRIRFENKATKDTQIEVLTEGIMTRMIHHDNALEDVGLVIFDEFHERNIHADVAMALCREVQQILRPDLKIMVMSATLDMPQLSALLQAPIVESLGRQYPVEIIHTQDADLWTLPEQMAQTIKTALKEKEGDILAFLPGQREILKTQELIQRMLPGINVFPLYGQLSPQKQQQAILPHPEKKRKVVLATSIAETSLTIEGTSIVIDAGFSRISRFDPKSGLSRLETVKISKDAADQRAGRAGRLGPGTCYRLWTKATDDRLLPFRIPEIMEADLAALCLDLVQWGIKDIPNMTWLTPPPAGALSQAQELLQQLGAIVDKKLTSHGQILRNLPCHPRIAHMLVKAQEDGNLALATDIAAVLEEKDPLPQNTGTDINLRLETLRRHRGSNKQGRGFDRLEKVASNYRRLFDIREDNTPFDPYESGLILTYAYPERIAHARPGNNAQFKMTNGKIASMNHKDDLAHEAWLSVAHVDARDGMGKIFMAAPLNPTDLAPLVKEVEVVEWDFKSEELVAEKQWRVGHIVLQSKPLSSINVSQKVQAIERAIRQDGLRLLDFNEAVQQWQNRIMSLRKWQAAGDWPDVSTNILLANTKWISPYLEQITSADGLKKLDLLKILQYSLDHDSQQQLELLAPSRLVVPSGSSIKLRYQPDGEPPILAVRLQELFGLLETPNVNDGKQGVLIHLLSPGFKPVQVTSDLHSFWKNAYFEVKKELKRRYPKHYWPDDPFSAEAVRGIKRK; from the coding sequence ATGTATCAAGTGCCGTTCGATCCTTCTACAACCAACTTACCTGTCGTAGAAATCATTCCACAGGTAAAACAGCAATTAGCACACAACAATACCCTTATTCTCCATGCTCCTCCAGGAGCGGGGAAGAGCACGCTCATTCCATTGGTCCTAAAAGACGAACCTTGGCTTCAGTGTAAAAAAATCCTTATGCTCGAACCGCGAAGGCTGGCTGCCAAATCCATCGCCACCAGAATGGCCAGCTTACTGAAAGAGCCCGTCGGACTAAATGTAGGATACCGCATTCGCTTCGAAAACAAAGCCACCAAAGACACCCAAATAGAAGTCCTGACCGAAGGCATCATGACCCGCATGATCCACCATGACAATGCCCTGGAAGATGTGGGTTTGGTGATTTTTGACGAATTCCATGAACGAAACATTCACGCTGATGTGGCTATGGCCCTCTGCAGGGAAGTTCAGCAAATCCTTAGGCCAGATCTAAAAATCATGGTCATGTCGGCTACATTGGATATGCCACAGCTTTCGGCACTGCTTCAAGCTCCTATCGTAGAAAGTCTTGGTCGCCAATACCCAGTGGAGATCATCCATACCCAAGACGCCGATCTATGGACCCTACCGGAGCAAATGGCGCAAACGATAAAAACCGCCTTAAAGGAAAAAGAAGGAGACATTTTGGCTTTTCTGCCTGGCCAACGAGAAATATTAAAAACTCAGGAATTGATACAGCGGATGTTACCGGGCATCAATGTATTTCCATTGTACGGCCAACTCAGCCCCCAAAAGCAACAACAAGCCATTCTGCCTCATCCTGAGAAAAAACGTAAAGTGGTCCTTGCCACTTCTATCGCTGAAACAAGCCTGACGATCGAAGGCACTAGCATCGTGATTGATGCAGGCTTTAGCCGAATCTCGCGATTTGACCCAAAGTCAGGTCTATCCAGGCTGGAAACGGTGAAAATATCCAAGGATGCTGCTGATCAGCGGGCAGGAAGGGCGGGCAGACTCGGACCCGGCACATGTTACAGGCTATGGACAAAAGCAACCGATGACCGTCTTTTACCCTTCCGTATTCCAGAAATCATGGAAGCTGACTTGGCTGCTCTTTGCCTGGATTTGGTCCAATGGGGAATTAAGGACATCCCAAATATGACGTGGCTTACTCCACCGCCTGCAGGAGCACTGTCCCAAGCGCAGGAATTGCTCCAACAGCTAGGTGCCATCGTGGACAAAAAACTCACTTCCCATGGCCAAATACTGCGTAATTTGCCCTGTCATCCCCGTATTGCCCACATGTTGGTCAAAGCACAAGAGGATGGAAACCTGGCATTGGCGACGGATATAGCAGCGGTTTTGGAGGAAAAAGACCCTCTTCCACAGAACACAGGAACGGACATCAACCTAAGATTGGAAACATTACGCAGACACAGAGGTTCCAACAAACAAGGACGTGGCTTTGATCGATTAGAAAAGGTAGCCAGCAACTACAGAAGATTGTTTGATATCAGAGAGGATAATACGCCCTTTGACCCATATGAAAGCGGCCTAATCCTTACCTATGCTTATCCAGAGCGTATCGCACATGCCCGTCCAGGAAATAACGCCCAGTTTAAGATGACCAATGGCAAAATCGCCAGTATGAACCATAAAGATGACCTGGCCCATGAAGCATGGCTAAGCGTAGCCCATGTGGATGCCCGGGATGGAATGGGCAAAATCTTTATGGCCGCTCCTCTGAATCCCACCGATTTGGCTCCTCTGGTCAAGGAAGTTGAGGTCGTTGAATGGGATTTTAAAAGTGAAGAATTGGTTGCCGAAAAGCAATGGAGAGTGGGGCATATTGTGCTCCAATCCAAACCGCTATCATCGATAAATGTCAGCCAAAAAGTCCAAGCAATCGAAAGGGCCATCCGGCAGGACGGGCTCCGCTTATTGGACTTCAATGAAGCCGTGCAGCAATGGCAGAACCGGATAATGAGCCTCAGGAAGTGGCAAGCGGCTGGAGACTGGCCTGATGTATCCACCAATATCCTACTCGCCAACACCAAGTGGATCAGTCCTTACCTTGAGCAAATAACTTCAGCGGACGGGCTCAAAAAACTAGACCTTTTGAAAATCCTTCAATACAGCCTTGATCACGACTCGCAGCAGCAACTAGAGTTACTGGCACCATCACGGTTGGTAGTTCCCAGCGGATCATCTATTAAGCTACGCTACCAACCTGATGGAGAACCGCCGATCCTAGCGGTAAGGCTCCAAGAGCTTTTTGGATTATTGGAAACCCCCAACGTCAACGATGGCAAGCAAGGTGTCCTGATTCACCTACTCTCACCCGGATTTAAACCTGTTCAGGTAACATCTGATTTACATAGTTTCTGGAAAAATGCCTACTTTGAAGTCAAAAAGGAATTAAAACGACGCTATCCCAAACACTACTGGCCTGATGATCCATTTAGTGCGGAAGCCGTAAGGGGCATAAAACGAAAATAA
- a CDS encoding HEAT repeat domain-containing protein, with product MAQDIDLLIQKMCDKQEEEAFIYADQLAEIGGEEVLDKLVEVLKGEDMENAYLAARGLAAMEHNDAALDPLLEVIHDKQNKMRNGNFVQALEGFDLSDKFVDVLRIYLFGNFKASLLAKEYLDYTEFDITPRVIRKAEKHWKHFQNNSANDQEFDIKKQEVVEILGEMKDMFDE from the coding sequence ATGGCTCAAGATATTGACTTATTGATCCAAAAAATGTGTGATAAGCAAGAAGAGGAAGCATTTATCTACGCTGACCAGCTTGCTGAAATAGGAGGCGAGGAAGTCCTTGATAAGCTAGTGGAAGTGCTGAAAGGGGAGGACATGGAAAATGCCTATTTGGCCGCTAGAGGTTTGGCGGCGATGGAGCATAATGACGCGGCACTTGATCCCCTGCTTGAAGTGATCCATGATAAGCAAAACAAGATGCGCAATGGAAATTTTGTCCAGGCGTTGGAAGGATTTGACCTAAGTGACAAATTCGTGGATGTGCTTCGTATTTATCTTTTTGGCAATTTTAAAGCTTCTCTGTTGGCAAAGGAATATCTAGACTATACCGAATTTGATATTACCCCACGAGTCATTCGCAAGGCGGAAAAGCACTGGAAACATTTTCAGAACAACAGTGCAAACGACCAGGAATTTGATATAAAGAAACAAGAGGTCGTAGAAATTTTGGGTGAAATGAAGGACATGTTTGACGAATAG